The window AGCCAGGCAGTAGTGGCCACAGGCATGGTCTTTACGGATGCCCTGTCAATCGCGCCATATGCTGCAATGAACGGTTATCCGATTTTACTTGCGGGAGACAATAACATCCGCAGTGATTACAAAATTCCAAGCAAGGTTACAATTGTCGGCGGTCCGTTGAGTGTCAGCACTGGTGTGGAAGCTGCATTAAAAAAGAAGGCAACTGTGAAACGGATTGGCGGCGTTTCCCGATATGAGGTATCTGCCAATATCGTTAAAGAATTAAATATGAAAGCAACAAAGGTATTTATGTCAAACGGCCAAACATTCGCGGATGCATTAACGGGATCTGTGCTTGCAGCAAAGCAGGGAAGCCCTTTACTGCTGGTTGAATCAGGCAGCCTGCCGTCACCAGTCGCTGATGTAGTAGCGTCAAAAGGAACTCAGTCATTTGCGCTGCTTGGAGGAAGCATTTCCATCAGTGATACGCTAAAGAACAAACTGGCAGATACTTTTGCAGGAACTGGATATACAGTCAAGTTAACCGGCGGAAACCTAGTGCTTTATAAAAACAGTACTGCAATCAAGACGCTTGGAACGTCTTTTACAGCACAGCCTAAAAAGTATGCAACTACAAATTCTATCAGTCTGAACGGAACGCCATATCTCGGAAACATGAAATTTACAATAGAGTCAGGCAAATATGTTCGGCCAATCAATGTGAATATCCCCTTTGAAGATTATTTAAAGGGTGTTGTTCCTCATGAAATGCCGGCCAGCTGGCAGAAAGAAGCGCTTAAAGCCCAAGCTGTCGCAGCGAGAACTTATTCCATCAGTTCGGCCGGAAAAGAAGTACAAGACACCACCGCTTTTCAGGTATATGGCGGATATGACTGGAATTCAAAAACTTCAGAAGTGGTCGAAGCTACAAAAGGAAAAGTTTTGAAATACAATGGGAATTTGATTTCAGCTACGTATTCCTCAAGCAACGGCGGCTACACAGAAGCGAGCGGCGAGGTGTGGAGCAGCCAGCTTCCTTATTTAATCGCCAAAAAAGATACGTACGACCCGCAAATCAGCTGGTCTCTGTCTTTAAATAAAACCCAGCTTGATAAGAGCAGTCTGAATCTGAAAAGCCCGGGTTCATGGTGGAGCTCTAAAAATGAAACAAACTCATCATATTTGAGCGGTTTGAAAAGCTGGTTTATTAAAAATAAATACAGCAATGCCGAGTCTATCAAAATCACGAAAATATCCAGTGTGAAATTCAGCACGGAGAAAACTGCCGGTCAGCGGCCGAAAACAGCAAGCGTCACATTCTCATATTTCGTGAAAGAAAAATCAAATGGCTATATCCTGTCAAATGGAAGCCTCAGTGAAAAAACAGCAACAATTACTGTACCTGCAACAGAGCTGAGAACGATGCTTGGCGCTTCCAATATGAAGAGTACATATGCTTCTGTCTCAAGCAATACAAACGCCTTTCTCATTAGCGGTAAAGGATACGGACACGGCATAGGCATGAGTCAGTACGGAGCCAATGCCAGAGCAGCTGCTGGACAATCTTATACAACAATTTTAAGTTTTTACTATCCGGGAACAACTCTATCAAGCTATTAAAAGATTGTTAGAGTCAAAGGAGGCGAGATGCCTCCTTTGTTCGTTATTTGATTTATGGATCATTATGAATCTTTGGAGGGACTATCTTTGCGGATCTTTCTTAAAAGCATACCTATGCTGATACTAGGAGTCGTGTTATTTGTACCAAATGCGTTTGCGGCCAACTCTGTTACAAGGCTGGATGGAGCAAGCAGATATGAGGTTGCAGTAAATGTATCAAAACAAGGCTGGAGCAGTGCGGGCACGGTTGTTATAGCAAACGGAACAGCGTATGCAGATGTATTAACTGCTGCACCTTTGGCTTACAAATACAATGCTCCGATTCTATTGACGGAATCATCTAAACTGACTACACCGACTAAAGACAGAATCAGCCAGCTTAAACCGAGCAAGGTCATCGTCA is drawn from Bacillota bacterium and contains these coding sequences:
- a CDS encoding SpoIID/LytB domain-containing protein; its protein translation is MKKMKLLLLSSVTAAAVACPAFMQTAKAADKTISVKLSNYVGSKSSLDVDITGGYEIPGSRIADTERYGGATRFDVANNVASAGWTNPTTVVIVNRDAFADALSATPLAKKYDAPILLTDADSLTPKTESEIAKLNPDNILIIGGTISVSKNVENTLKKYGSIDRIGGATRYEVSKNIADRMGNYSQAVVATGMVFTDALSIAPYAAMNGYPILLAGDNNIRSDYKIPSKVTIVGGPLSVSTGVEAALKKKATVKRIGGVSRYEVSANIVKELNMKATKVFMSNGQTFADALTGSVLAAKQGSPLLLVESGSLPSPVADVVASKGTQSFALLGGSISISDTLKNKLADTFAGTGYTVKLTGGNLVLYKNSTAIKTLGTSFTAQPKKYATTNSISLNGTPYLGNMKFTIESGKYVRPINVNIPFEDYLKGVVPHEMPASWQKEALKAQAVAARTYSISSAGKEVQDTTAFQVYGGYDWNSKTSEVVEATKGKVLKYNGNLISATYSSSNGGYTEASGEVWSSQLPYLIAKKDTYDPQISWSLSLNKTQLDKSSLNLKSPGSWWSSKNETNSSYLSGLKSWFIKNKYSNAESIKITKISSVKFSTEKTAGQRPKTASVTFSYFVKEKSNGYILSNGSLSEKTATITVPATELRTMLGASNMKSTYASVSSNTNAFLISGKGYGHGIGMSQYGANARAAAGQSYTTILSFYYPGTTLSSY